In the Paenibacillus pabuli genome, one interval contains:
- a CDS encoding Lsa family ABC-F type ribosomal protection protein, giving the protein MSIINVSNLTFAYDGSYDNIFENVSFQLDSDWKLGFTGRNGRGKTTFLNLLLGKYEYSGTISANVDFEYFPFPVENKDSMTLDVISDVYPDYQHWELVRELNLLKVSEDVLYRPFDSLSNGEQTKVMLAALFMKENQFLLIDEPTNHLDMHARKLVSSYLSRKSGFILVSHDRSFLDHSVDHILSINKTNIEIQKGNFSAWWENKKRQDQYELASNEKLKKDIKRLSDSAKRTGGWSHEVEKSKNGTRNSGSKVDKGYIGHKAAKMMKRSKNIEQRQQSAIQEKSKLLKNIESAERLQIHQLDFHKNEIVQLENVSIAYGSNTVCKDINFTVERGDRIALYGKNGSGKSSILKLICGEDIAYTGHLRKDPQVKISYVSQDTSGLAGSLSEYAITKGIDESLFKSILRKLDFSRLQLDKDISTFSAGQKKKVLIAKSLSEEAHLHVWDEPLNFVDVISRMQIEDLLLEHSPTLLFVEHDSEFCSNIATSIIEL; this is encoded by the coding sequence ATGTCAATTATAAACGTATCAAACCTGACTTTTGCCTATGATGGCAGCTACGATAATATTTTCGAAAATGTGAGTTTTCAATTGGACTCCGACTGGAAATTAGGATTTACCGGAAGAAACGGGAGAGGGAAAACGACTTTCCTTAACCTCTTGCTTGGTAAATATGAATACAGTGGTACCATCTCGGCTAATGTTGATTTTGAGTACTTTCCTTTCCCTGTTGAAAATAAAGACTCGATGACTCTTGATGTGATTAGTGATGTATATCCAGACTATCAGCATTGGGAACTGGTGCGGGAGCTTAACCTTCTTAAGGTTTCCGAAGATGTTTTGTATCGACCATTTGATTCCCTATCCAATGGAGAGCAAACGAAAGTCATGCTGGCTGCCTTGTTCATGAAGGAAAATCAATTTCTGCTCATTGATGAGCCTACCAATCATCTTGACATGCATGCGAGAAAGCTCGTCAGTAGTTACCTAAGCAGAAAAAGTGGTTTTATCCTGGTTTCGCACGATAGATCCTTCCTGGATCACAGCGTAGACCATATCCTTTCGATTAACAAAACGAACATCGAAATTCAAAAAGGCAACTTTTCCGCCTGGTGGGAGAACAAGAAGAGACAAGATCAGTATGAACTTGCAAGCAATGAGAAGCTAAAAAAGGACATCAAACGTTTATCTGACTCAGCCAAACGGACTGGTGGGTGGTCACATGAAGTTGAAAAGTCCAAAAACGGTACTCGAAACTCCGGCTCAAAGGTGGATAAAGGTTACATTGGCCATAAGGCTGCCAAAATGATGAAACGTTCCAAAAACATTGAACAACGGCAGCAATCTGCCATTCAGGAAAAGTCCAAACTCCTCAAAAATATTGAAAGTGCAGAACGGCTGCAGATTCATCAGTTGGATTTTCACAAAAATGAAATTGTTCAATTGGAAAATGTGTCGATTGCATATGGCTCAAATACAGTTTGTAAAGATATTAATTTTACGGTTGAAAGAGGAGACCGTATCGCTCTTTACGGTAAAAATGGTTCTGGTAAATCAAGCATTCTTAAATTGATTTGCGGCGAGGATATTGCTTATACAGGTCATCTTCGCAAGGATCCTCAGGTTAAAATATCGTATGTGTCACAAGATACATCTGGTCTTGCTGGAAGCTTATCAGAGTATGCGATTACAAAGGGTATTGATGAGAGCCTCTTCAAATCGATATTGCGGAAACTGGATTTCTCAAGACTGCAGCTGGATAAGGATATTTCAACGTTTAGTGCCGGACAAAAAAAGAAAGTACTGATTGCGAAAAGCCTCAGTGAGGAAGCACATTTGCATGTTTGGGATGAACCGCTCAACTTTGTTGATGTCATTTCCCGCATGCAGATTGAAGACTTGCTGCTTGAGCACTCGCCAACCCTTCTTTTTGTGGAACATGACAGTGAATTTTGCTCGAATATTGCCACGAGTATTATTGAGTTATGA
- a CDS encoding aminopeptidase, which translates to MNNNFELHLQQYAELAVKVGVNVHPGQTLVVNAPITAAHFVRKIVKAAYETGAKLVKVNWSDETVTRLHYDLAPDEAFSIEPKWFAGEMTELVEEGAAILHVIAENPDLLNGVAQERIVTSQKVRGKALEKYRAYQMADKFSWSIVAVPSPEWAAKVFPDLPAEQQMDKLWDVIFKTVRIGEQDAVSEWKTHLQNLDSRADLLNTKKYKKLHYTAPGTDLTIELPEGHIWVSGGSVNEQGHVFIANMPTEEVFTAPLKTGVNGTVRSTKPLSYGGNLIDGFSLTFENGRIVDFTAEQGHDALQNLIEMDEGAHYLGEVALVPHKSPISDTNILFYNTLFDENASNHLAIGNAYAFCLEGGKTMSKQELIDNGLNSSLTHVDFMVGSADMNIHGVTSEGKEEPIFLQGNWAF; encoded by the coding sequence ATGAATAATAATTTTGAGCTTCATCTACAGCAGTACGCGGAACTAGCTGTCAAAGTGGGAGTAAACGTCCATCCTGGACAAACACTCGTTGTAAATGCACCAATCACTGCAGCACATTTTGTACGCAAGATCGTGAAGGCTGCCTATGAAACGGGTGCCAAGCTGGTCAAAGTAAACTGGAGTGATGAAACCGTAACACGTCTTCACTATGATCTCGCACCGGATGAGGCATTCTCGATCGAACCAAAATGGTTTGCGGGCGAAATGACTGAACTCGTTGAAGAAGGTGCGGCCATCCTTCATGTCATCGCGGAGAACCCTGATCTCCTGAATGGTGTGGCTCAAGAACGTATCGTGACCAGCCAAAAAGTGCGCGGTAAAGCACTGGAGAAATATCGTGCTTATCAGATGGCTGATAAATTCAGCTGGTCCATCGTTGCAGTGCCTTCGCCGGAATGGGCTGCCAAAGTATTCCCGGATCTGCCTGCGGAGCAGCAAATGGATAAGCTGTGGGATGTTATTTTCAAAACCGTTCGCATTGGAGAGCAGGATGCCGTTTCCGAATGGAAAACACATTTGCAAAACCTGGATTCCCGTGCCGATCTGCTCAATACGAAAAAATATAAAAAACTGCACTATACTGCCCCTGGGACAGATCTGACCATCGAGCTTCCTGAAGGACACATCTGGGTTTCCGGTGGCAGCGTGAATGAACAGGGTCATGTCTTCATCGCCAACATGCCAACGGAGGAAGTATTTACAGCTCCACTGAAAACAGGTGTTAACGGCACTGTGCGCAGCACCAAGCCACTGAGCTACGGAGGTAATCTGATCGATGGTTTCTCTCTTACGTTCGAGAATGGCCGCATTGTTGATTTCACTGCTGAACAGGGACATGATGCCCTGCAAAACCTGATCGAAATGGATGAAGGTGCGCACTATCTTGGTGAGGTAGCTCTTGTTCCCCATAAATCACCGATTTCCGATACGAACATTCTGTTCTATAACACCCTCTTCGATGAGAATGCATCCAACCACTTGGCAATCGGTAATGCCTATGCGTTCTGTCTGGAAGGCGGTAAAACGATGTCGAAGCAAGAATTGATCGATAATGGTTTGAACTCGAGCCTTACCCATGTGGATTTCATGGTTGGGTCTGCAGACATGAACATTCACGGTGTCACTTCTGAAGGAAAAGAAGAACCGATCTTCTTGCAAGGCAACTGGGCATTTTAA
- a CDS encoding MBL fold metallo-hydrolase, which translates to MTSDNLITAGMTGLEEVAHDILSLRTLFVNVVFIGEPGSRNWILVDTGMAGFTDHIVRIAAERFQGPPSAIILTHGHFDHVGTVIELEQFWGVPVFAHSLELPYLTGLKDYPPADPSVGGGLMARLSFAYPNEAINLDDRIFSLPGDHTVPGMPGWQWIHTPGHTPGHVSLIREEDRFLIAGDAIISVKQESLWSVLLQDEQMHGPPAYFTTDWDEAHRSVHVIRNLEPRVVVTGHGHSLTGDFLRDSLEQLDLDFEQDAVPDHGKYVD; encoded by the coding sequence ATGACATCTGACAATCTGATCACAGCAGGAATGACGGGGCTTGAAGAAGTCGCGCACGATATCCTCAGTCTGCGTACATTATTTGTTAATGTAGTATTCATCGGTGAACCGGGAAGCAGGAACTGGATTCTAGTGGATACCGGTATGGCGGGATTTACGGATCATATCGTGCGGATCGCAGCAGAACGGTTTCAGGGACCGCCGTCCGCCATCATATTGACACACGGTCATTTCGACCATGTGGGTACTGTGATTGAGCTTGAACAGTTCTGGGGTGTGCCTGTCTTCGCTCATTCACTAGAATTGCCTTATTTAACAGGCTTAAAAGATTATCCACCAGCTGATCCCTCCGTAGGTGGCGGGCTGATGGCGAGATTGTCTTTTGCCTATCCCAATGAAGCAATCAACCTGGATGATCGGATTTTTAGCCTGCCGGGAGATCATACGGTACCTGGAATGCCTGGCTGGCAATGGATCCACACTCCAGGGCATACACCGGGTCATGTGTCGCTCATTCGCGAGGAGGACCGTTTTCTGATTGCAGGTGATGCCATCATTTCGGTTAAACAGGAATCGCTATGGAGTGTGCTGCTGCAGGATGAACAGATGCATGGCCCGCCTGCATACTTTACGACAGACTGGGACGAGGCACATCGATCCGTTCATGTGATCAGGAACTTGGAGCCACGAGTAGTGGTCACGGGGCATGGGCATTCACTGACAGGTGATTTTTTGCGTGATTCGCTTGAGCAGCTTGATCTGGATTTTGAACAGGATGCTGTGCCGGATCACGGCAAATATGTCGATTAA
- a CDS encoding aldose 1-epimerase, which translates to MTQQNSAYEEQFGGIPAVWLRFNQFEAAIIPSVGANLVAFRDTERGHRYLREPDLNNMDAFKAAPAVYGIPVLSPPNRYEDGRFPWNGEIYQLPVNEPATGNHLHGFLHEADWKVEGYGTTELESYILLSQEIKEGHLFHQYLPFTFTVTLRYSLDSTGLQQQLKVRNNGKERMPNLFAFHTAINVAFVPDSDVSDYTTKITIGQRRELNERSLPTGQFQPLSPNEEKLKAEGVSPFFESMDNHYTAEPQNGRNYMELTNQRTGDKFVYDVGASYKHWMIWNNNTEGGFFCPEPQMNLVNAPNVQGLPAEEIGLIGLEPGEIFEQASRLYPIYS; encoded by the coding sequence ATGACACAGCAGAATTCAGCGTATGAGGAGCAATTTGGCGGAATTCCGGCGGTATGGCTTCGCTTTAATCAATTTGAGGCGGCTATCATTCCAAGCGTGGGTGCCAATCTGGTTGCGTTTCGTGATACTGAACGCGGTCATCGCTATCTTCGTGAACCGGATTTGAATAATATGGATGCGTTCAAGGCTGCCCCGGCCGTATATGGCATTCCCGTTTTGTCTCCACCGAATCGGTATGAGGATGGCCGTTTTCCTTGGAATGGCGAGATCTATCAATTACCTGTAAATGAACCTGCTACGGGTAATCATTTGCACGGATTTTTGCACGAGGCGGATTGGAAGGTAGAGGGATACGGAACGACTGAACTGGAGAGTTATATCCTGCTCAGCCAAGAAATTAAAGAAGGACACCTTTTCCATCAATATTTGCCTTTCACGTTTACGGTAACCCTTCGATACTCTCTTGACAGCACCGGACTCCAGCAGCAGCTGAAGGTTCGCAATAACGGCAAAGAGCGCATGCCGAATTTGTTTGCGTTCCATACAGCCATTAATGTCGCCTTTGTACCAGACAGTGATGTATCGGACTACACCACCAAAATCACTATTGGTCAGCGTCGTGAACTGAACGAACGTTCTTTGCCTACCGGCCAATTTCAACCGCTTTCACCGAATGAGGAGAAGTTAAAGGCAGAGGGTGTCAGCCCATTCTTCGAATCCATGGATAATCACTATACAGCGGAACCACAGAATGGTCGAAATTACATGGAGCTCACGAACCAACGTACAGGGGATAAGTTCGTTTATGATGTTGGAGCTTCGTACAAACACTGGATGATCTGGAACAACAACACCGAAGGCGGATTCTTCTGTCCTGAACCCCAGATGAACCTGGTTAATGCTCCGAATGTGCAAGGTCTACCTGCCGAAGAAATCGGATTAATTGGACTTGAGCCTGGTGAGATCTTTGAACAAGCCAGTCGTTTGTATCCAATCTACTCGTAA
- a CDS encoding RNA polymerase sigma factor has protein sequence MANRLQLLLASDFHNLSPTLQEEVYYEYYNMVHGLIVYIIKERAAAEDIIQEAFIKIIKNKPSFENEVKLKAWLKVVTRNTAINYLRKNKNNRNQLDTDSVFIDMETINQTAASVESTVETQMMQESIEFYLEQLKPEYRVLIELRWKEGLSYREMAELLETSEEIVKQRLFRARGSIKKQLHKEWGGTIEQRQVR, from the coding sequence ATGGCCAATCGGCTCCAATTACTCTTGGCCTCAGATTTCCATAATTTGAGCCCCACACTTCAGGAAGAAGTGTATTACGAATACTATAATATGGTTCATGGCCTCATCGTTTATATCATCAAGGAACGTGCTGCAGCAGAAGACATTATCCAGGAAGCATTCATTAAAATTATTAAAAACAAACCTTCCTTCGAGAACGAAGTCAAACTGAAAGCCTGGCTCAAGGTCGTCACCCGGAATACCGCCATTAATTATCTGAGAAAAAATAAAAATAACCGTAACCAACTGGATACGGATAGTGTTTTTATAGATATGGAGACGATCAATCAGACAGCAGCTTCCGTAGAGAGCACCGTGGAGACGCAAATGATGCAGGAATCTATTGAGTTCTATCTAGAGCAACTTAAACCGGAATACCGGGTATTAATAGAGCTGCGCTGGAAAGAAGGTCTGTCCTATCGGGAAATGGCTGAGCTGCTTGAAACTTCGGAAGAAATTGTGAAACAACGTTTGTTCAGGGCCCGAGGCAGTATCAAGAAGCAATTACATAAGGAATGGGGTGGGACCATTGAGCAAAGGCAAGTCAGATAG
- the fumC gene encoding class II fumarate hydratase has protein sequence MEYRIERDTLGEMKVPADRLWGAQTQRSKENFPIGREHMPMEVIRALAILKKSAAASNHKLGKLSAAKSDAIAYAADEIIAGRIDDHFPLVVWQTGSGTQSNMNVNEVIANLGNQLLEQKGKEERLHPNDDVNMSQSSNDTFPTALHVAGVLAVEDQLLPAIAVLKSTFADKSQAFKDIIKIGRTHLQDATPITLGQEISGWEAMLDKSERMIRDSVQYMKELAIGGTAVGTGINAHPDFGDYTAKEIGKHTGKDFVSAPNKFHALTSHDEVVYAHGAVKALAADLMKIANDVRWLASGPRSGLGEIRIPENEPGSSIMPGKVNPTQSEALTMVVTQVMGNDAAIGFAASQGNFELNVFKPVIIYNFLQSVQLLADSIIAFNDKCAVGIEPNLGQIEHNLNNSLMLVTALNPHIGYENAAKIAKLAHKEGLSLKEAALQTGLLTEEQFDQYVDPAKMIAPKA, from the coding sequence GTGGAATACCGCATTGAAAGAGATACGCTCGGAGAGATGAAAGTACCAGCAGACAGGTTGTGGGGGGCCCAGACGCAGCGCAGCAAGGAAAACTTCCCGATTGGTCGCGAGCATATGCCGATGGAAGTCATCCGTGCACTTGCCATTTTGAAAAAGAGTGCGGCAGCGAGCAACCATAAACTTGGCAAGCTGTCTGCCGCCAAATCGGATGCGATTGCTTATGCAGCGGACGAGATCATCGCCGGACGGATCGACGATCATTTCCCGCTCGTAGTATGGCAGACCGGAAGCGGCACGCAATCCAATATGAACGTGAATGAAGTCATCGCTAATTTGGGTAACCAGCTTCTTGAGCAGAAGGGCAAGGAAGAACGTTTGCACCCGAATGACGATGTAAACATGTCTCAGAGTTCGAATGATACGTTCCCGACTGCTCTGCACGTTGCAGGTGTGCTTGCTGTCGAAGACCAGCTCTTGCCGGCGATTGCTGTACTCAAATCTACCTTTGCAGACAAGTCCCAAGCCTTCAAGGATATTATCAAAATTGGACGTACCCATCTGCAGGATGCTACCCCAATTACATTGGGACAGGAAATCAGCGGCTGGGAAGCCATGCTGGACAAGAGTGAGCGCATGATTCGCGACAGTGTTCAGTATATGAAGGAACTGGCGATTGGTGGTACGGCAGTGGGAACGGGAATCAATGCTCATCCTGACTTTGGCGATTATACAGCCAAGGAGATCGGCAAACATACAGGTAAGGATTTTGTATCGGCACCGAACAAATTTCATGCACTGACAAGTCATGATGAGGTCGTTTACGCTCATGGCGCTGTTAAAGCGCTTGCAGCTGATCTGATGAAGATTGCAAATGACGTTCGCTGGCTTGCAAGTGGTCCGCGCAGTGGTCTCGGAGAGATCCGTATTCCAGAGAACGAACCGGGCAGTTCCATCATGCCAGGTAAAGTGAATCCAACCCAGAGTGAAGCGCTGACGATGGTGGTGACACAAGTGATGGGGAACGATGCGGCGATCGGATTCGCAGCAAGTCAGGGTAACTTTGAACTAAATGTATTCAAACCGGTCATTATTTATAATTTCCTGCAATCTGTACAACTGCTTGCGGACTCCATCATTGCCTTTAATGATAAATGTGCAGTGGGGATTGAGCCTAATCTGGGTCAAATTGAACATAACCTGAACAACTCGCTTATGTTGGTTACTGCTCTTAATCCGCACATCGGTTACGAGAATGCAGCCAAAATTGCGAAGCTGGCCCATAAGGAAGGATTGTCGCTGAAAGAGGCTGCTCTGCAGACAGGACTGCTTACCGAAGAGCAGTTTGATCAGTATGTGGATCCAGCGAAGATGATTGCTCCAAAAGCTTAA
- a CDS encoding aminopeptidase, which yields MLSFEQKLDRYAELAVKVGANVQPGQILVISAMIDTAEFVRLLVRKAYEAGAKQVIVKYGDETVNRLRFQMAPLESFQEQPKWHAAELEELAANNAAFLTVLSSSPDLLKGIDPERISTHQRTYGQAMAKYRQYQQADKMSWTGVACPSPDWAAKVFPDLPATEQIKQLWEAIFAAVRADLDDPVEAWEQHIDRLEHKAVALNSKKYKALHFISPGTDLTVELPEGHIWAQAGSVNEQGTRFVANIPTEEVFTAPSKHGVNGKVSSTKPLSYGGSIIDRFSLTFENGRIVDFHAEEGQDTLERLISMDEGSHYLGEVALVPFHSPISESGILYYTTLYDENASCHLAIGSSYAFNIEGGKTMSSEELAARGMNSSITHVDFMMGSPETNIYGITASGEREAVFLNGDWAF from the coding sequence ATGTTAAGTTTTGAACAAAAATTGGACCGTTATGCCGAGCTTGCTGTCAAGGTGGGGGCCAACGTTCAACCCGGTCAAATCCTGGTCATCAGCGCTATGATTGATACGGCTGAATTTGTACGACTGCTCGTTCGTAAAGCCTACGAAGCCGGTGCCAAACAAGTTATCGTAAAATACGGCGATGAAACCGTCAATCGGCTCAGGTTTCAAATGGCTCCGCTGGAATCCTTTCAGGAGCAGCCGAAGTGGCATGCTGCGGAGCTTGAAGAGCTGGCAGCGAATAATGCTGCCTTTTTGACCGTACTCTCTTCAAGTCCGGATCTGCTCAAAGGGATTGATCCTGAACGAATCTCGACTCACCAGCGTACATACGGACAAGCCATGGCCAAATACAGACAGTATCAGCAGGCTGACAAAATGAGCTGGACAGGTGTAGCCTGCCCTTCCCCGGACTGGGCAGCAAAAGTGTTCCCCGACCTACCTGCCACGGAGCAGATAAAACAGCTTTGGGAAGCCATTTTTGCCGCCGTCAGAGCAGATTTGGATGATCCTGTTGAAGCTTGGGAACAACATATTGATCGGTTAGAACATAAAGCGGTTGCCCTAAACAGCAAAAAGTATAAAGCATTGCATTTTATCTCCCCTGGAACAGATCTGACGGTCGAACTTCCTGAAGGTCATATATGGGCTCAAGCGGGCAGCGTGAACGAACAAGGGACTCGCTTCGTCGCCAATATTCCGACAGAGGAAGTGTTCACGGCTCCCAGCAAACATGGCGTCAACGGTAAAGTGTCCAGCACCAAACCGCTTAGTTATGGCGGCAGTATCATTGATCGCTTCTCTCTCACCTTTGAGAATGGCCGTATCGTCGATTTTCATGCGGAAGAGGGCCAAGATACGCTGGAAAGATTAATCAGCATGGATGAGGGATCCCACTATCTCGGCGAAGTTGCGCTTGTGCCCTTCCATTCTCCGATTTCCGAGAGCGGCATTCTATATTACACCACGTTGTATGATGAGAATGCTTCATGTCATCTGGCGATCGGCAGTTCCTATGCGTTCAATATCGAAGGCGGTAAAACCATGTCGTCCGAAGAACTTGCTGCTCGTGGCATGAACTCCAGCATCACGCATGTAGATTTCATGATGGGTTCTCCGGAAACGAACATTTACGGGATTACAGCAAGCGGAGAACGGGAAGCCGTTTTCCTGAATGGGGATTGGGCATTTTAA
- a CDS encoding CHASE3 domain-containing protein: MSKKRRFTIRSKILLGYLVVVLLFGAALLVLSAQINELQKENDFISHHDLEVHNLTNAIEKDVLDMETGQRGFMLTGKDSYLEPYNQALSEWNSNYDQLYGLISDNPSQQQSLQTIKTHIVRWIEIAGEPSIELKKQGDQEQVVAFFQSDPGKNEIDLLRAQLTSFRSTEAALTEARVSSLAERSSTLLTIMYTLWAAIAAFSIGAAIMVSGNIVKTLREVRQTISDIIKGGNLTERIHVRTEDEVGDLGRETNMLLDKVQEQNRVKDQITSVATLLQNPNNLEGLSRLFLNELAALLEVPYSVLYYWKDNRLLRVAAYAADGDKERSLGKVSLAPGEGLVGQSALEKRILRMNDLPQNYIRISSGLGHTSATSLTVVPVIFEGRTIAVVELASLKPLLEKELEQLSELIEIFSVSLHSTATRMELQQLYDESQVLNEELQAQSEKLQVQTEEMMSQTEEMQMQTEELHMLNERLEVQKNAAETSASELAKVADELRTSSGYKSEFLANMSHELRTPLNSMLILSEILAENKHQHLSSEEQNYASVIHTSGKDLLNLINDILDLSKVEAGEMDIDLGDVYLGVLPETMNQYFLKTAEQKGIDFRIQMQSNLPETIVTDEMRLHQILRNLLSNAFKFTHEGEVALTISRMNLASPEAGGPETDVIAFSVSDTGIGIADDKLLQIFDAFKQADGATARKYGGTGLGLSISQSLATLLGGSISATSREGQGSVFTLFLPLRPEEPETKSHSRLFMNEVATTIPVVDPVSNTSKDEILLTPLEESLLSGRQVFVVDDDIRNVYALANALEQYGMHVITAQNGYECLEMLERGEASPDIILMDIMMPELDGYDTTRQIRERLNLTRMPIIALTAKAMKEDRDKCIAAGASDYISKPLNIKEVLSRMKLWLSPETLEI, translated from the coding sequence TTGTCGAAGAAGAGAAGGTTTACGATACGCTCCAAAATTTTGTTGGGCTATCTTGTGGTTGTCCTGTTATTCGGAGCTGCCTTGCTGGTTTTATCGGCTCAGATTAACGAATTACAAAAAGAAAACGATTTTATAAGCCATCATGACCTGGAAGTGCATAACCTGACCAACGCCATTGAGAAGGATGTACTTGATATGGAGACCGGACAGCGAGGATTCATGCTTACAGGAAAAGACAGCTACCTGGAGCCTTACAATCAAGCACTATCGGAGTGGAATTCGAATTATGACCAATTGTACGGGCTCATCAGTGATAATCCCTCCCAGCAACAGAGTTTGCAGACGATAAAAACGCATATTGTACGCTGGATCGAGATTGCAGGAGAACCTTCCATTGAATTGAAAAAACAAGGTGATCAGGAGCAAGTGGTTGCATTTTTCCAATCCGATCCCGGTAAAAACGAAATCGATTTACTTCGTGCCCAACTTACAAGCTTTCGTAGTACAGAGGCTGCTTTGACCGAAGCGCGAGTAAGCAGTCTTGCAGAACGTAGCTCCACTCTGCTCACTATCATGTACACATTATGGGCCGCTATTGCCGCATTTTCAATCGGAGCAGCAATCATGGTGTCTGGTAATATTGTCAAAACGCTGCGTGAGGTAAGACAAACCATTAGCGATATAATCAAAGGCGGCAACCTGACAGAACGGATTCATGTGCGGACGGAGGATGAAGTAGGTGACCTTGGGCGGGAGACCAACATGCTGCTCGACAAGGTGCAGGAACAGAATCGGGTGAAGGACCAGATTACGAGTGTCGCTACACTTTTGCAGAATCCGAATAATCTGGAGGGATTGTCACGCCTGTTCCTGAACGAGCTTGCCGCTCTGCTGGAGGTTCCCTACAGTGTACTGTACTATTGGAAAGATAATCGGCTGCTGCGTGTAGCTGCTTATGCGGCAGACGGGGATAAAGAGCGCTCGCTTGGCAAAGTGTCACTCGCACCGGGCGAAGGGCTCGTGGGTCAAAGTGCGCTGGAGAAACGGATACTGCGCATGAACGATCTGCCACAGAACTATATCCGAATCTCTTCGGGATTGGGCCATACTTCTGCGACATCTCTTACTGTCGTGCCCGTTATCTTCGAAGGTCGAACGATCGCGGTCGTGGAGTTGGCTTCATTAAAGCCATTGCTGGAGAAAGAACTCGAACAGCTAAGTGAATTAATTGAAATATTCAGCGTATCTCTCCACTCCACGGCGACTCGCATGGAACTTCAGCAGTTATACGATGAATCCCAGGTTCTGAACGAGGAACTTCAGGCTCAATCGGAGAAGCTTCAGGTACAGACCGAGGAGATGATGTCCCAGACGGAAGAAATGCAAATGCAAACTGAAGAGCTGCACATGTTGAACGAGCGTCTGGAGGTACAAAAAAATGCAGCTGAGACGTCAGCCAGCGAGCTTGCCAAAGTGGCAGACGAACTGCGAACTAGCTCGGGGTACAAATCCGAATTTTTGGCTAACATGTCGCATGAGCTGCGCACTCCGCTGAATAGTATGCTCATCCTGTCCGAGATTTTGGCTGAAAACAAACATCAGCACTTGAGTAGTGAAGAGCAAAATTACGCATCTGTCATTCATACTTCGGGCAAAGATCTGCTTAATCTGATCAATGACATTCTGGATCTATCCAAAGTGGAAGCAGGGGAGATGGACATTGATCTTGGGGACGTTTATCTAGGCGTGCTGCCGGAAACGATGAATCAGTATTTCTTAAAAACCGCTGAGCAGAAAGGAATCGACTTCCGAATTCAGATGCAAAGCAATTTGCCAGAGACCATTGTCACGGATGAGATGCGCTTGCATCAGATTTTAAGAAACCTGCTCTCGAACGCATTCAAGTTTACTCACGAGGGCGAAGTTGCCCTGACCATCTCCCGAATGAATCTGGCAAGCCCGGAGGCTGGTGGCCCGGAAACGGATGTTATTGCTTTTTCGGTCAGTGATACGGGGATCGGCATTGCTGATGATAAGTTGCTGCAGATCTTTGATGCATTTAAACAAGCGGATGGTGCTACGGCAAGAAAATACGGTGGGACCGGGCTCGGTTTGTCCATTTCTCAATCGCTTGCGACTTTACTTGGGGGCTCCATATCGGCGACCAGCCGCGAAGGGCAAGGCAGTGTATTCACCCTTTTCTTGCCATTGAGACCAGAGGAGCCTGAGACAAAGAGCCATTCACGACTGTTTATGAATGAGGTAGCTACAACGATTCCAGTGGTAGACCCTGTATCAAATACATCCAAGGATGAGATTTTGCTGACTCCTTTGGAAGAATCGCTATTGAGCGGGCGCCAGGTTTTTGTCGTAGATGATGATATTCGCAACGTATATGCACTTGCCAATGCACTCGAACAGTATGGCATGCATGTCATTACCGCGCAGAACGGGTATGAATGTCTGGAGATGCTGGAACGCGGAGAAGCCAGTCCCGATATCATTTTGATGGATATCATGATGCCGGAATTGGATGGTTACGATACGACACGTCAGATTCGGGAACGATTGAATCTCACCCGAATGCCGATCATCGCCTTAACGGCTAAAGCCATGAAAGAAGATCGCGATAAATGTATCGCAGCAGGAGCGTCGGACTATATTAGCAAACCGCTGAATATCAAAGAGGTATTATCCCGAATGAAATTATGGCTAAGTCCGGAGACGCTAGAGATTTAA